The Sphingomonas carotinifaciens genomic sequence TCGTTGCGGCGCCAATGGACGCGGTAGCGGACCGCACCGGGAACCGCGGCCCATTTCACCGTCGTGTCGCGCGACAGGGCACCGGCGATCGAGGCACTTGCCGGCGCCGCGGGGGCCGCGGCAAGGCGCTGCACCGTGGCGACGTTCACCGCGGTGACCTTGGCCAGATAGGGAAAGTCCATCTTGTCGATCGTGTCGCCATAGGCGGTGCCCGCCTCGGTACGCAGATCCTGATGCTGCGCGTCCCAATCCTCGTTGGCGACCGAGAAGCGGATCGCAGGATAGCCGAGCTTCAGGAACGGTTCGTGATCGCCGCCGCGCCCGAACCGATCCGGGCGGCGATCGAGAAACACGTCGACCCCGCGCGGGCCGAGCCCGTCGGCGATGCCGTCGATCGCCTTGGCCAGCGCGCGGCTGGGGCCGTCATCCTCGCCACCCTCCGACCGGCGGCGCTGTTGCTGCGCCAGATCCTCGGACGAGCGGATGCCTTCGGAAAAGACGCGCACCCAGCGCGCCTCGCGCTTGCCGCCCTGGCCCATCGTGTTGCCGACGATATCGTTGTTGAGCATCGCCGACACCTGCCAGCCGCGCGGCTTGGCGGTTTCGGCCAGCAGCGTCGCGCCCCACAGACCCTGTTCCTCGCCGGAAAAGACCGCATAGACGATCGTCGCATCGAACTGCCTGCCGGCCAGCAGGCGCGCCGCCTCCAGCACCAGGGCGACGCCGGAGGCATCGTCATTGGCGCCGGGTGCATCGTCGGTGAAGTTCATCACGTCGGTGACGCGGCTGTCGATATGCGCGCCGACGATCACGACGCGGTTAGGATCGCGACCGCGCTGGATGCCCAGCACGTCCTCCACCATCACCCCGTTGGGCGCCCGCGGGCCGGTGAAGGAGCGATTGATCCGCTCCACGGTGATGCAGCCGCCGCAGGTGGCGCCGATCTCCTGAAACTGTGCCGCGGCCCAGTCGCGCGCGGCGCCGATGCCGCGTTTGGGATCGGTGGTGGTCGACAGGGTGTGACGCGTGCCGAAGCCGACCAGGGCGGCGACGCTGGCCTTCAGCCGGGGAACGGACGGGGCGGGGGCGGCAGGCGCCGCGGCGGCGAGAAGCAGGGCAGCAATCATGCGGGCGACCGTGCCAAGGTGCGAGAGACGTGGCAACAATCTCCGTCAAAGAGATTGTCAGCTCAGCCGGTCGATCGCCTCCAGGCTGAGCGAGCCGGGGATGATCATGACAGGGACGGGCAGCGCGCCGGCATCGGTACCGGAAAAATGCGCCACCAGCGTGCCGGGTGCGCCGCTGGCCGCCGCGCCCAGCACCAGCGCGGCGATTTCGGGATTACCCGCGATCATCTCGCGGATGACCTTGGGGCCCTCGCCTTCGCGCACGGTGATCGAGGGGCGCAGGCCCGATTCCTCGAACAGCGTGCCGGCCGCACCCTGCACCAGCGCCTCGGCATGGTGGCGGGCCTCCTCCTCGATCGTGGCCTGGACGCCGCCAAAGGCGATGAACTCCTGCGGGGGAAGCAGGGTGAGGATCTCGACGCCGCCGTTCGTCTTCACCGCACGGCGCGCGGCAAAGCGCAGCGCGATTTCCGCCTCGGGCGTATCGTCCACCACGACCAGATAGATGCGCATGCCATTCCCCTTGTTTGGCCTGTGGATGGCGCCTTCACCCTTTTCGCGCAAGGCCGTGACTTGACCCTGACGGCTTGGGGCGCGAGAGACGGGGCCGCTACGGAATTCGTTTTCCCCGAGAGGACCTCCATGTCGATCGAGATCAAGATGCCTGCTTTGTCCCCGACGATGGAGGAAGGCACGCTGGCCAAATGGCTCGTCAAGGAAGGCGATACGGTGAAGTCCGGCGATATCATGGCCGAGATCGAGACCGACAAGGCCACGATGGAGTTCGAGGCGGTCGATGAGGGTGTGATCGCCAAGATCCTGGTCGCCGAGGGCACCGACAATGTGAAGGTCGGCGCGGTGATCGCCATCCTGGCCGAGGAAGGCGAGGATGCAGCGTCCGTCGAGGCGCCGAAAAAGGCCGAAACGCCAGAGCCTACCGATGCCGAGTTCAAGGGCCGCCCCGACCCCAGCGATCCCAACAAGACGGGCAGCGAGGCCAAACCGGTCGAGCGCACCAAGGAAGAGGCCGAGGATCATGGCCGCCCCGCCGATGCCGGCGCCGCCAAGCCCGCATCCGGTGGTGCTTCGTCGTCGGGCGACCGGGTGAAGGCCAGCCCGCTGGCCCGCCGCATCGCCGCCGACAAGGGGCTGGAACTGTCGGCGATCGCCGGCTCGGGTCCGAACGGCCGGATCGTGAAGGCCGATGTCGAGGGTGCAAAGCCCGGTGCGCAGACCAAGAGCGCCCCGTCGGCGTCGGCACCCGCCGCCGCGCCCGCAGCCGAAGCGCCGGCGGCCGCACCCAAGCCTGCGCAGATCCCGGACATCCCGCATGAGGCGACCAAGCTGTCGAACATGCGCAAGACGATCGCCCGCCGCCTGACTGAGTCGAAGCAGCAGGTGCCGCACATCTACCTGACGGTGGACATCCGCCTGGACAAGCTGCTGCGCTTGCGTGGCGAGCTGAACGCCAGCCTGGAATCGCGCGGCGTCAAGCTGTCGGTCAACGACATGCTGGTAAAGGCGCTGGGCGTGTCGCTGATGGCGGTGCCGAAGTGCAACGTCATGTTCACGCCGGACCAGCTCATCACCTTCCACCGCGCCGACATCTCGGTCGCGGTGTCGACGCCCGCCGGCCTGATCACCCCGATCGTGACCGAGGCGGACACCCGCTCGCTGTCGTCCATCTCGACCAAGATGAAGGATCTGGCCGGGCGCGCGCGCGACAACAAGCTGAAGCCGGAGGAATTCCAGGGCGGCACTGCGTCGATCTCGAACATGGGCATGTTCGGCATCAAGCAGTTCGAGGCGGTCATCAATCCGCCGCAGGGCATGATCCTGGCGATCGGTGCGGGCGAGAAGCGCCCCTATATCATCGACGGCGAACTGGGCGTGGCGAGCGTGATGTCGGCCACCGGCAGCTTCGACCACCGCGCGATCGACGGCGCGGATGGCGCGGAGTTGATGAAGGTGTTCAAGGAGCTGGTCGAGAACCCGCTCGGCATGCTCGCCTGACGCCTGAACGATGCGTAGCGCGATCGAATTGTTCTACATCGTTGCCGGCCTGGTCGTGGCACTGGCCATGACCTGGGCCGGCGCCTGGGCCTATCCGCTGGGTCGCGAGGTGATCTGGTGGTGCGGCGCGGCGGCGATGGTGGCGACGATCGCGATGGGCATCGGCCCGCTGCGCCGTGCCCGCGCGATCGATCGCGGGGTGCGGGCATGAGCAGCCTGCCGG encodes the following:
- a CDS encoding pyruvate dehydrogenase complex dihydrolipoamide acetyltransferase, which codes for MSIEIKMPALSPTMEEGTLAKWLVKEGDTVKSGDIMAEIETDKATMEFEAVDEGVIAKILVAEGTDNVKVGAVIAILAEEGEDAASVEAPKKAETPEPTDAEFKGRPDPSDPNKTGSEAKPVERTKEEAEDHGRPADAGAAKPASGGASSSGDRVKASPLARRIAADKGLELSAIAGSGPNGRIVKADVEGAKPGAQTKSAPSASAPAAAPAAEAPAAAPKPAQIPDIPHEATKLSNMRKTIARRLTESKQQVPHIYLTVDIRLDKLLRLRGELNASLESRGVKLSVNDMLVKALGVSLMAVPKCNVMFTPDQLITFHRADISVAVSTPAGLITPIVTEADTRSLSSISTKMKDLAGRARDNKLKPEEFQGGTASISNMGMFGIKQFEAVINPPQGMILAIGAGEKRPYIIDGELGVASVMSATGSFDHRAIDGADGAELMKVFKELVENPLGMLA
- a CDS encoding M20/M25/M40 family metallo-hydrolase translates to MIAALLLAAAAPAAPAPSVPRLKASVAALVGFGTRHTLSTTTDPKRGIGAARDWAAAQFQEIGATCGGCITVERINRSFTGPRAPNGVMVEDVLGIQRGRDPNRVVIVGAHIDSRVTDVMNFTDDAPGANDDASGVALVLEAARLLAGRQFDATIVYAVFSGEEQGLWGATLLAETAKPRGWQVSAMLNNDIVGNTMGQGGKREARWVRVFSEGIRSSEDLAQQQRRRSEGGEDDGPSRALAKAIDGIADGLGPRGVDVFLDRRPDRFGRGGDHEPFLKLGYPAIRFSVANEDWDAQHQDLRTEAGTAYGDTIDKMDFPYLAKVTAVNVATVQRLAAAPAAPASASIAGALSRDTTVKWAAVPGAVRYRVHWRRNDTQDWSQSREVTETETVLTQVPVDDHFVGVSAIGADGAESLVTFAGREGR
- a CDS encoding universal stress protein → MRIYLVVVDDTPEAEIALRFAARRAVKTNGGVEILTLLPPQEFIAFGGVQATIEEEARHHAEALVQGAAGTLFEESGLRPSITVREGEGPKVIREMIAGNPEIAALVLGAAASGAPGTLVAHFSGTDAGALPVPVMIIPGSLSLEAIDRLS